Proteins found in one Methanospirillum hungatei JF-1 genomic segment:
- a CDS encoding 50S ribosomal protein L39e — MSKLTKCRKIRLSKKTTQNRRVPQWVMVKTARAVMAHPQRHSWRRSTLKV, encoded by the coding sequence ATGAGCAAACTGACAAAATGCCGTAAGATTCGGTTATCAAAAAAGACCACACAGAACCGCCGGGTTCCCCAGTGGGTTATGGTAAAGACAGCCAGAGCAGTAATGGCCCATCCACAGCGTCACAGCTGGCGGCGGAGCACCCTTAAGGTGTGA
- the rpl18a gene encoding 50S ribosomal protein L18Ae, with protein sequence MDEKKFEVKGTYQEKRDFWKPYTKVLSAPNATQAKERIFAIIGSKHRLARPYIKVESISELSGE encoded by the coding sequence ATGGATGAGAAGAAATTCGAAGTAAAAGGAACGTACCAGGAGAAGCGTGACTTCTGGAAACCATATACAAAAGTTCTCTCTGCACCAAATGCCACCCAGGCAAAAGAGCGGATTTTTGCAATCATTGGAAGCAAACACCGCCTTGCACGTCCTTACATCAAGGTTGAATCTATCTCCGAACTGAGTGGAGAGTGA
- a CDS encoding 50S ribosomal protein L31e, whose translation MVEKLQEQMYVIPLGGVKRVPRWRRSAKAMKDIRAFLSRHMKSDDVRLGQDINEKVWSRGTEKPPARVRVRAMKLEDGHVQAELAEE comes from the coding sequence ATGGTAGAGAAACTTCAGGAACAGATGTATGTGATTCCCCTCGGGGGAGTGAAGAGAGTACCGAGATGGCGCCGGAGTGCAAAGGCGATGAAGGATATCCGTGCATTCTTAAGCCGTCATATGAAGAGTGATGATGTCCGCCTTGGCCAGGATATCAATGAGAAAGTCTGGTCCAGGGGTACAGAAAAGCCTCCTGCACGGGTCCGCGTCCGGGCTATGAAGCTCGAAGACGGGCATGTACAGGCAGAGCTGGCTGAGGAGTAG
- a CDS encoding 50S ribosomal protein L21e translates to MALHNGPRKKTRYKFKKDLRSRGVLPVTRVIQQFELGQKVHIVCEPSIQKGMPHRRFHGKTGSVVGQRGRAWLVEIRDGNKFKTVISRPQHLRAQQF, encoded by the coding sequence ATGGCACTTCATAACGGTCCACGAAAAAAGACTCGGTATAAATTCAAGAAAGATCTCAGATCACGTGGTGTTCTTCCGGTAACCCGGGTCATCCAGCAGTTTGAACTAGGACAAAAGGTTCATATCGTTTGTGAACCGAGCATTCAGAAAGGAATGCCTCACCGCAGATTCCATGGCAAGACCGGCTCAGTAGTCGGTCAGCGGGGCCGTGCCTGGCTGGTTGAGATCCGTGACGGTAACAAATTCAAAACGGTCATCTCACGCCCCCAGCACCTTCGTGCACAGCAGTTCTAA
- the ftsY gene encoding signal recognition particle-docking protein FtsY has product MFKALKEKLFSARKKLEHSIEVNTPAQNEKPQGISRAEQIHPQQEVETPAPEQVKKASPKITDKIVSFVRDREFIISEKDVNDILDELEMGLLESDVAFSVTEAILARIKADLSGSKRKIGTSVDSIVRNALSDALLGVLGEGVDICAFIREHERPVKILFTGVNGTGKTTSIAKVTRFLQKNGFSVVLGAGDTFRAGAIEQIDVHGERLGVKVIQHQEGSDPTAVLFDTVEYARAHKIDVVLGDTAGRFHNRANLMNQLAKIRRVINPDLIVYVDEAVAGNDAVIRAEEFAKSVGMDAIMLTKVDMDPKGGAAISVAYAVGKPLLFIGTGQGYDDVMAFNPRLVVADLLGDA; this is encoded by the coding sequence ATGTTCAAAGCACTGAAAGAAAAACTCTTTTCTGCCAGAAAAAAACTGGAACATTCTATCGAAGTAAACACTCCGGCCCAGAATGAAAAACCTCAGGGCATATCCAGAGCAGAGCAGATACACCCTCAGCAGGAAGTAGAGACCCCTGCTCCTGAACAGGTGAAGAAGGCTTCCCCAAAGATCACTGATAAGATCGTCTCTTTTGTCAGGGATCGTGAGTTTATCATCTCTGAAAAGGATGTCAATGATATCCTTGATGAGCTTGAGATGGGGCTGCTCGAGAGTGATGTAGCCTTTTCTGTAACTGAAGCGATTCTTGCAAGAATTAAGGCTGATCTCTCCGGATCGAAACGGAAGATAGGAACATCCGTTGACTCGATCGTCCGGAACGCACTATCTGATGCACTTCTTGGAGTCCTTGGAGAAGGGGTTGATATCTGTGCATTTATCAGGGAGCATGAACGTCCGGTCAAGATTCTCTTCACCGGCGTAAATGGCACAGGAAAGACCACCTCGATTGCAAAAGTCACCCGGTTTTTACAGAAAAACGGATTTTCTGTTGTTCTTGGTGCCGGGGATACCTTTCGGGCCGGTGCCATCGAACAGATAGATGTTCATGGTGAGCGGCTTGGAGTGAAGGTCATTCAGCACCAGGAGGGATCAGATCCGACCGCCGTCCTCTTTGATACAGTGGAATATGCCCGGGCACATAAGATTGATGTGGTTCTTGGTGATACCGCCGGACGGTTCCATAACCGGGCAAACCTGATGAACCAACTGGCAAAGATACGGAGAGTTATTAATCCTGACCTCATCGTGTATGTTGATGAGGCAGTTGCCGGAAATGATGCCGTCATCCGTGCTGAAGAGTTTGCAAAATCTGTCGGGATGGATGCCATCATGCTCACCAAAGTCGATATGGATCCAAAAGGAGGGGCTGCAATATCTGTTGCATATGCCGTTGGAAAACCTCTCCTCTTTATCGGAACCGGACAGGGGTATGATGATGTCATGGCATTCAACCCCCGTCTTGTTGTTGCTGACCTGCTGGGTGATGCATAA
- the pfdA gene encoding prefoldin subunit alpha, with protein sequence MAAPVDPREVQSLQTYLNQYTQQAEVYSRQLGMMEEGIREANASIETLKALAEAGEAPVFMPIGGGLNIRATIIQPDEVFVSIGSDIIVQKTNEGAISYLQDRIKEMEATAKNLTEVLQKIDAQVKDIQKRLEQLYRQAQAEQQGAGSL encoded by the coding sequence GTGGCTGCCCCCGTTGACCCCAGGGAAGTTCAGTCTCTTCAGACCTATCTGAACCAGTACACCCAGCAGGCAGAGGTATACTCCAGGCAGCTTGGGATGATGGAAGAAGGTATTCGTGAGGCAAACGCTTCAATTGAGACGCTGAAGGCCCTTGCAGAGGCAGGGGAAGCACCGGTATTCATGCCGATAGGTGGCGGACTGAATATCAGGGCTACCATCATTCAGCCAGATGAGGTCTTTGTCAGTATTGGCTCGGATATCATTGTTCAGAAGACGAATGAAGGTGCAATATCGTACCTGCAGGACCGGATTAAGGAGATGGAGGCAACAGCCAAGAATCTGACTGAGGTGCTGCAGAAGATTGATGCACAGGTAAAAGACATTCAGAAACGTCTTGAACAATTATACCGACAGGCCCAGGCTGAACAACAGGGTGCAGGTTCCCTCTGA
- a CDS encoding DUF655 domain-containing protein, protein MKEEKKEINAVVLDILPKGYPDDPRPMYKREPVVQAVGVEQFKLLELIPKNLTLDIGELVYIGGGERPKIERVKRRLRYDELTHSAVQELSFAIERIVKDREKDFVDFYNRAIPITPKLHMLHLLPGIGKKLMWEIIEEREKKQFDSFADISQRIKTIPHPDRMILNRILEEIQDPNVKYHLFTSR, encoded by the coding sequence ATGAAAGAGGAAAAAAAAGAGATCAATGCAGTAGTTCTGGATATCCTTCCCAAAGGATACCCTGATGATCCCAGACCGATGTATAAAAGGGAGCCGGTTGTTCAGGCAGTCGGTGTAGAACAGTTCAAACTTCTTGAACTGATCCCAAAAAACCTGACTCTTGACATCGGTGAACTGGTTTACATCGGGGGTGGAGAGCGGCCCAAGATCGAACGGGTGAAGCGTCGACTCAGGTACGATGAACTGACCCATAGTGCAGTTCAGGAGCTCTCTTTTGCAATTGAACGGATAGTAAAGGATCGGGAGAAAGACTTTGTCGACTTTTACAACCGTGCAATTCCGATCACTCCGAAACTGCATATGCTCCACCTGCTCCCCGGTATCGGGAAGAAACTGATGTGGGAGATCATCGAAGAGCGCGAGAAGAAACAATTTGATAGCTTTGCAGATATATCTCAAAGAATCAAAACCATCCCGCACCCTGATCGGATGATCCTGAACAGGATACTGGAAGAGATTCAGGATCCGAACGTAAAATATCATCTCTTTACGTCACGATGA
- a CDS encoding DNA-binding protein, which produces MAEDELAEIRRRKMAEMQQHAAMQQQDMERQQQYEAQMQMALMQILEPEARERLNTIKLTKPDFARAVEQQLVMLAQSGRIKNKISDDQLKVILQQVTPAKREFNIRRKG; this is translated from the coding sequence ATGGCTGAAGATGAACTGGCTGAGATCCGCCGGAGAAAAATGGCAGAGATGCAGCAGCACGCTGCAATGCAACAACAGGATATGGAGCGTCAGCAGCAGTACGAAGCTCAGATGCAGATGGCACTCATGCAGATTCTTGAGCCGGAAGCCAGGGAAAGACTCAATACCATCAAACTCACCAAACCGGATTTTGCCAGGGCTGTTGAGCAACAACTGGTAATGCTTGCACAAAGTGGCAGAATCAAGAACAAAATATCAGATGATCAGCTGAAGGTCATCCTCCAGCAGGTGACCCCGGCGAAACGGGAATTCAATATCAGGCGGAAGGGATGA
- a CDS encoding alpha hydrolase, with protein MRAAVLFSGGKDSSLAAILLSTWYEVELNTYLFSQDTNIDAVRKAAGSLGFPHHIRQFREELLGEMVDLIIREGFPNNAIQQVHREAIRCLCDEYEVIADGTRFGDRVPLLTDDEIRSIGDRYGCSYIRPLIGFPKKEVERLVSRHLIITNGVTGEIENGDYETGIRRELVRRGLSPESFFPPAHQQSLVTGRKTNS; from the coding sequence ATGAGGGCAGCCGTCCTCTTTTCAGGTGGAAAGGACAGCTCGCTTGCTGCCATTCTCCTCTCCACCTGGTACGAGGTCGAACTGAATACCTATCTCTTCAGCCAGGATACGAACATCGACGCGGTCAGGAAAGCCGCAGGATCACTCGGTTTTCCGCACCATATCCGCCAGTTCAGGGAAGAACTCCTTGGTGAAATGGTAGATCTCATCATCAGGGAAGGATTTCCAAATAATGCAATCCAGCAGGTTCACCGTGAGGCTATCCGGTGTTTATGCGATGAGTATGAAGTGATTGCAGACGGAACCAGGTTTGGTGACCGTGTCCCCCTCCTCACCGATGATGAGATTCGAAGTATCGGGGACCGGTACGGATGCTCCTATATCAGGCCCCTGATTGGATTTCCAAAAAAAGAGGTTGAACGACTGGTTTCCCGACACCTGATCATCACAAACGGAGTAACCGGTGAGATAGAGAACGGGGATTATGAAACCGGGATTCGGAGAGAACTCGTACGAAGAGGTCTTTCTCCTGAATCATTCTTCCCGCCTGCACACCAGCAGTCGCTTGTCACCGGGAGAAAAACCAATTCATAG
- the trmY gene encoding tRNA (pseudouridine(54)-N(1))-methyltransferase TrmY, whose protein sequence is MTSFTVIGHTACTDASFPLDDLPGKGGRMDLLCRAVASSLFLSHGIREDTTCDIMLLGQPHPGRIIRFDGSALRSLSPDERNIASSIKRALAIPAGKTFREAGPGLLTRKGTLADQLSEKHYAVLDESGVDIRKVATEELPDAFLLSDNRNFSDDEMELIRDIPKYSLGPAIVHADHAIVLILNEIDRRRSGWI, encoded by the coding sequence ATGACATCCTTTACCGTCATCGGCCATACCGCATGTACAGATGCATCGTTCCCGCTTGATGATCTTCCCGGAAAAGGGGGGCGAATGGACCTCCTCTGCCGGGCCGTCGCATCCTCCCTTTTTTTGTCTCATGGCATCCGTGAGGATACCACCTGTGATATCATGCTTCTTGGTCAGCCGCATCCTGGCCGGATTATCCGGTTTGATGGCTCAGCACTCAGAAGCCTCTCTCCTGATGAACGGAATATCGCGTCGTCAATTAAGAGAGCATTAGCGATCCCTGCCGGAAAAACCTTCCGCGAAGCAGGACCAGGTCTTCTGACCAGAAAAGGAACCTTGGCAGACCAGCTTTCAGAGAAACATTATGCCGTTCTTGATGAGTCCGGAGTTGATATCAGGAAGGTGGCCACTGAAGAACTGCCTGATGCATTTCTCCTCTCAGATAACCGGAACTTTTCAGATGACGAGATGGAACTTATAAGGGATATCCCCAAATATTCTCTCGGACCGGCTATTGTGCATGCAGACCATGCGATTGTTCTTATCCTCAATGAAATCGACCGAAGGAGATCAGGATGGATCTGA
- a CDS encoding 30S ribosomal protein S19e: MTTVYDVPADKLIAKAAMELKEKAEITAPEWAPFVKTGTHREMPPEDPEWWYTRAAAVLRRVYVDGPVGVERMRSVYGGKKDRGSKPSKSVKGSGSILRKSLQQLEAAGFVAKQKNGRVITPAGASFLDGIAYTVSKENQ, translated from the coding sequence ATGACTACTGTATATGATGTTCCGGCCGACAAGCTCATCGCGAAAGCGGCAATGGAACTGAAGGAAAAAGCCGAAATAACCGCGCCTGAATGGGCACCATTTGTAAAAACCGGTACACACCGTGAGATGCCTCCGGAAGATCCTGAGTGGTGGTATACCCGTGCAGCAGCAGTTCTCAGGCGTGTATATGTTGATGGACCGGTCGGTGTTGAGAGAATGCGTTCGGTTTATGGCGGTAAGAAAGACCGTGGTTCCAAGCCGAGCAAGTCGGTAAAAGGAAGCGGCTCTATCCTCCGTAAATCACTGCAGCAGCTTGAAGCAGCGGGATTTGTTGCAAAACAGAAGAACGGAAGAGTCATTACCCCTGCAGGCGCTTCATTCCTTGATGGGATCGCCTATACCGTCAGCAAAGAGAACCAGTAA
- a CDS encoding RNA polymerase Rpb4 family protein, which yields MKIKGILQEKAITLPELKEELLNVEAARLEKGKEMSYELRRSIEHANQISKTSAEKSKELVQALLQLDKVKPDVAYRIANVMPRTRDEVRAVFGRDKFSHTPEELDAIIDLVISHFR from the coding sequence ATGAAGATAAAAGGAATCCTGCAGGAAAAAGCAATTACTCTCCCCGAATTGAAAGAAGAGCTCCTGAATGTGGAAGCTGCACGACTTGAAAAGGGCAAAGAGATGTCATATGAGCTTCGGCGCAGTATTGAACATGCCAATCAGATCTCAAAAACATCTGCAGAGAAATCCAAGGAACTCGTGCAGGCACTACTGCAGCTGGATAAGGTAAAACCTGACGTGGCATACCGCATTGCAAATGTTATGCCACGGACACGGGATGAAGTGCGGGCAGTATTTGGCAGGGATAAATTTTCTCACACCCCCGAAGAACTCGATGCAATCATTGATCTGGTGATTTCTCACTTCAGATAG
- a CDS encoding YhbY family RNA-binding protein, with product MEKKRSDSGFHDLKPTIWIGKQGMSDTILDEIQNQIKVRKVIKVKWLSSVEIDPESVAAQSRTKLLQVRGRTMVLGDSKLYQ from the coding sequence ATGGAAAAGAAAAGAAGTGATTCGGGATTTCATGACCTGAAACCCACGATATGGATCGGCAAACAGGGCATGAGCGATACCATACTGGACGAGATACAAAACCAGATCAAAGTCAGAAAAGTCATTAAAGTGAAGTGGCTTTCCAGTGTTGAGATAGATCCTGAATCGGTTGCAGCACAAAGCAGGACAAAACTCCTTCAGGTCCGCGGAAGAACGATGGTACTTGGAGATTCCAAACTCTACCAGTGA
- a CDS encoding translation initiation factor IF-6, whose product MDRFVSIAGDPHIGVFTRVFDDIAVVPPDVPEEVTTRYEEALKVEIVRTTIQRSPIIGSLLVGNNNGLVITGMATEEEIATLSEYRDLMLLEEGMNAAGNIILANDHFAAVHPEMDEEFMDALSDFLKVPVIPLTLGDVKTVGMAAVATNSGVVVSPRTTPGEIQRLEQVCSLPVGKGTVTMGNAMVGTGLVANRYGYLAGVGTSGYELGRIEDILGFEEE is encoded by the coding sequence ATGGACCGTTTTGTCTCGATAGCCGGCGATCCCCATATAGGCGTTTTCACCCGCGTATTTGATGATATCGCGGTTGTTCCACCAGATGTACCTGAAGAGGTTACCACCAGGTACGAAGAGGCATTAAAGGTTGAAATTGTCAGGACCACCATCCAGAGAAGTCCGATCATTGGTTCACTTCTGGTCGGAAACAATAACGGACTGGTAATCACGGGAATGGCAACCGAAGAAGAAATAGCAACCCTCTCAGAATATCGTGACCTGATGCTGCTGGAAGAGGGTATGAATGCTGCCGGGAATATTATTCTGGCAAACGATCACTTTGCGGCTGTTCATCCTGAAATGGATGAGGAGTTCATGGATGCCTTGAGTGACTTTCTGAAAGTTCCGGTCATTCCCCTGACCCTTGGTGATGTCAAGACAGTCGGGATGGCGGCAGTCGCAACGAATTCAGGTGTTGTTGTCAGTCCCCGGACTACCCCTGGAGAAATACAGAGACTGGAACAGGTATGTTCCCTGCCTGTCGGGAAAGGGACTGTTACCATGGGGAATGCAATGGTCGGGACAGGCCTCGTTGCAAACCGTTACGGGTATCTGGCCGGAGTCGGGACAAGCGGATATGAACTCGGCAGAATTGAAGACATTTTAGGTTTTGAGGAGGAATAA
- the purN gene encoding phosphoribosylglycinamide formyltransferase, producing MNQGRFVVLASGRGSNFQAIIDRVHDGYINAECSGLITDNPDAYAIKRAHNAGIPAEVVPYRNFPDKIQYENALMEVLARYNPDLVVLAGYMRLLGERIVDAYTGKMMNIHPSLLPAFQGLHAQRQALTYGTKVAGCTVHFVTHDMDAGPVIIQRTVPVLDDDDEETLADRILVEEHQAYAEAIKLFFEKRLRIEGRRVRILPDS from the coding sequence TTGAACCAGGGAAGGTTTGTAGTCCTTGCATCAGGCAGGGGATCCAATTTTCAGGCGATCATCGACCGAGTACATGATGGATATATCAATGCTGAATGTTCCGGGCTGATCACTGACAACCCGGATGCATATGCGATAAAGCGAGCTCATAATGCGGGAATTCCTGCGGAGGTCGTCCCGTACCGTAATTTTCCGGATAAAATCCAGTATGAGAATGCCCTCATGGAAGTTCTTGCGCGGTATAATCCTGACCTCGTGGTGCTGGCCGGTTACATGCGGCTTCTCGGTGAGCGGATCGTTGATGCATACACCGGGAAGATGATGAACATTCATCCATCTCTTCTCCCTGCATTTCAGGGTCTTCATGCGCAGAGACAGGCCCTGACCTACGGAACAAAGGTAGCCGGATGCACCGTCCACTTTGTCACCCATGACATGGATGCCGGACCGGTGATCATACAACGGACAGTCCCGGTCCTTGATGATGATGACGAGGAGACACTCGCTGACCGGATCCTTGTTGAGGAGCATCAGGCATATGCAGAGGCCATCAAACTCTTTTTTGAAAAGAGGCTCCGGATTGAGGGTCGGAGAGTACGGATTCTTCCCGATTCATGA
- a CDS encoding tRNA pseudouridine(54/55) synthase Pus10, protein MDLTELYQKVIEYGDICDHCLGRMVAKRSFGLSNDQRGKGIRIAAALTLNQPYQEQKEPCWICGDFFKSADAWADRVIDAFSGIEGKTFVIGSKVPPLMSESEEMVWSDLVLSDPEPLKSEINREVGKRVAAKSSLVGDTKNPDLIAVLNISDGTIEVQIRPLFLYGRYFKYERGIPQTHWACRACKGAGCEACDGTGKQYRDSVEELIGAPLLPIFKAERVFLHGAGREDIDAIMVGSGRPFILEIVNPRIRDADPKALEDAINKYNEGRVGVTDIRWSARSEVETLKSHKGHKKYRILVDIDGSVPDTALQSAVQQLSGALIRQRTPTRVAHRRADKVRERGVLDIRYTGKEGKDFVLEVTGEAGLYIKELISGDQGRTTPSLTEVLNTPARVVQLDVIHVEGIDQVKSHGTS, encoded by the coding sequence ATGGATCTGACTGAATTATACCAGAAAGTAATAGAATATGGAGATATTTGTGACCACTGTCTTGGTCGGATGGTCGCGAAACGATCCTTTGGCCTCTCAAACGATCAGAGAGGGAAAGGCATCCGGATTGCAGCTGCACTGACTTTGAACCAGCCATATCAGGAACAGAAGGAACCCTGCTGGATTTGTGGAGACTTTTTTAAGTCCGCAGATGCATGGGCTGACCGGGTCATTGACGCATTTTCAGGCATTGAAGGAAAGACATTTGTCATCGGATCAAAGGTTCCTCCCCTCATGAGTGAGTCTGAAGAGATGGTGTGGAGTGATCTCGTCCTCTCTGATCCTGAACCACTCAAATCTGAGATAAACCGTGAGGTAGGAAAACGTGTTGCAGCAAAATCCTCCCTTGTTGGTGATACGAAGAACCCGGATCTGATTGCAGTCCTCAACATCAGTGATGGCACCATTGAGGTACAGATTCGTCCGCTCTTTCTCTATGGAAGATATTTTAAATACGAACGGGGGATCCCCCAGACTCATTGGGCATGCAGAGCCTGTAAGGGCGCCGGGTGTGAAGCGTGTGACGGGACCGGAAAACAGTACCGGGACTCGGTGGAAGAACTCATCGGTGCACCTCTGCTCCCCATTTTTAAGGCAGAACGGGTGTTTCTTCACGGCGCAGGACGAGAAGACATCGATGCGATAATGGTAGGGTCAGGAAGGCCGTTTATCCTGGAGATTGTGAATCCCCGGATCAGGGATGCTGATCCAAAAGCCCTCGAAGATGCCATTAATAAGTATAATGAAGGCCGGGTAGGAGTAACTGACATCAGATGGAGTGCCCGATCAGAGGTGGAAACCTTAAAGAGTCACAAAGGGCATAAAAAATACAGGATTCTGGTCGATATAGACGGTTCCGTCCCGGATACTGCCCTTCAATCAGCCGTACAGCAACTATCGGGGGCTTTAATTCGTCAGCGCACGCCGACACGAGTAGCCCACCGGAGAGCAGATAAAGTACGTGAACGGGGCGTTCTCGATATCAGATATACAGGAAAAGAGGGAAAGGACTTCGTACTTGAGGTCACCGGTGAAGCCGGCCTGTATATTAAGGAGCTGATATCCGGTGACCAGGGACGGACGACGCCTAGTCTGACAGAGGTCCTGAACACTCCTGCACGTGTTGTACAGCTCGATGTCATTCACGTAGAAGGAATAGATCAGGTGAAATCTCATGGCACTTCATAA
- a CDS encoding ribonuclease P protein component 4: MSRKGTRSDRKHIAMERISILFSQAESFFSWNQEYSHHCVRSARLIAMKERVRIPPWLRRRYCRRCNAYLVPGVTGRVRIYRGRVIITCLTCGWHRRIPTTRSTTTNGKEKK, encoded by the coding sequence ATGAGCAGGAAGGGGACGCGTTCAGATAGAAAGCATATTGCCATGGAACGGATCTCCATCCTGTTCTCCCAGGCAGAATCTTTCTTTTCTTGGAACCAGGAATACAGTCACCACTGTGTCAGATCCGCCCGCCTGATAGCCATGAAGGAGCGGGTAAGAATCCCCCCATGGCTGAGAAGAAGATATTGCAGAAGATGTAATGCATACCTGGTACCCGGTGTAACCGGACGAGTGAGAATATACCGGGGAAGGGTGATCATCACCTGTCTTACCTGTGGCTGGCATCGAAGAATACCAACTACCAGGAGTACCACTACCAATGGAAAAGAAAAGAAGTGA
- a CDS encoding signal recognition particle protein Srp54, whose translation MLDNLGSNLKDALRKLAGKTVIDRAAVEELVKDLQRALLQADVNVKQVMQLSQTIKKRALDEQPPKGVTAREHVLRIVYEELVALVGQKVEVTLGKQIILMAGLQGSGKTTTTAKLARFFKRKGMRVAVICADTFRPGAYTQIKTLCDKVHVPCYGDPSEHDARKIVREGLAQLKEEVIIVDTQGRHALEDDLITEIIDLNEITKATHRWLVLDAALGQQAREQARRFHEAVSIDGVIITKMDGTAKGGGAMSAVAETGSGIVFIGQGETIEDLEWFDPNSYISRLLGMGDLKALAERVQESIDEQDIDVNAMLSGKFTLRDMYRQLEAVNKMGPLKQVLSMLPLGGMDLPTEALDVTASKMGKYRVIMDSMTATELDDPTVLNGSRIQRIAQGAGAQLEEVRELIKYYKMMKRTFKGLKGGEKGMQRLMKKFGKMG comes from the coding sequence ATGCTTGACAACCTGGGATCGAACCTGAAGGATGCATTGCGAAAACTTGCCGGCAAGACCGTTATTGACCGGGCTGCAGTGGAAGAACTGGTTAAGGATCTCCAGCGGGCGCTGCTTCAGGCGGATGTGAACGTCAAGCAGGTGATGCAACTCTCACAGACTATCAAAAAGCGGGCCCTCGATGAGCAGCCGCCAAAAGGTGTTACCGCACGGGAACATGTTCTCCGGATCGTTTATGAGGAACTGGTCGCCCTTGTCGGTCAGAAGGTTGAGGTAACCCTTGGAAAGCAGATCATCCTGATGGCCGGTCTGCAAGGTTCAGGTAAGACCACAACGACTGCAAAACTAGCCCGGTTTTTCAAGCGAAAGGGGATGCGGGTTGCAGTCATCTGTGCCGATACCTTCCGTCCTGGTGCCTACACTCAGATAAAAACCCTCTGTGATAAGGTACATGTTCCCTGTTATGGCGATCCATCTGAACATGATGCCAGAAAGATCGTCAGGGAAGGCCTTGCCCAGCTGAAGGAAGAGGTCATCATTGTTGATACCCAGGGTCGTCATGCCCTTGAAGATGATCTTATAACCGAGATCATCGACCTGAACGAGATTACCAAGGCAACACACCGGTGGTTGGTTCTGGATGCTGCACTTGGTCAGCAGGCACGCGAACAGGCCAGGCGCTTTCACGAGGCGGTCTCCATTGACGGTGTCATCATCACCAAGATGGACGGTACCGCAAAAGGTGGTGGTGCTATGTCGGCAGTTGCCGAGACCGGATCCGGTATCGTCTTTATCGGTCAGGGTGAGACAATTGAGGATCTTGAGTGGTTTGATCCGAACAGCTACATCTCCCGACTTCTTGGCATGGGTGATCTCAAGGCTCTTGCCGAGCGGGTTCAGGAGTCGATCGATGAGCAGGACATCGATGTGAATGCCATGCTCTCCGGCAAGTTCACACTCCGGGATATGTACCGCCAGCTTGAAGCGGTCAATAAGATGGGGCCGTTAAAACAGGTCCTTTCCATGCTGCCACTCGGCGGGATGGATCTCCCCACCGAAGCGCTTGATGTGACCGCTTCAAAGATGGGTAAGTACCGGGTTATCATGGACTCGATGACCGCGACTGAACTTGATGACCCAACCGTCCTGAATGGATCACGTATCCAGCGGATCGCACAGGGTGCAGGTGCCCAGCTTGAAGAAGTCCGTGAGTTGATCAAATACTATAAGATGATGAAGCGGACATTCAAAGGCCTGAAGGGAGGAGAAAAGGGAATGCAGCGACTGATGAAGAAGTTTGGGAAAATGGGCTGA